The following proteins are co-located in the Lagenorhynchus albirostris chromosome 2, mLagAlb1.1, whole genome shotgun sequence genome:
- the MCL1 gene encoding induced myeloid leukemia cell differentiation protein Mcl-1 isoform X1 — translation MFGLKRNAVIGLNLYCGGAGLGPDSGSGASAPGRRLLAAGKEATAGREVGGGEAGEVIGGSAGPSPPATLAPDARRVARPSPIGAEGPDVTATRARLLFFAPTRRASPPEEMESSVSDAIMSPEEELDGCEPEPLGKRPSVLPLLELVGEASNSPGKDGSLPSTPPPAEEEEDELYRQSLEIISRYLREQATGTKDAKPLGGSGAASRKALETLRRVGDGVQRNHETAFQGMLRKLDIKNEDDVKSLSRVMVHVFSDGVTNWGRIVTLISFGAFVAKHLKSINQESCIEPLAESITDVLVRTKRDWLVKQRGWDGFVDFFHVEDLEGGIRNVLLAFAGVAGVGAGLAYLIR, via the exons ATGTTCGGCCTCAAGAGAAACGCAGTGATCGGACTCAACCTCTACTGTGGGGGGGCCGGATTGGGACCGGATAGCGGCAGCGGCGCCTCCGCTCCGGGAAGGCGGCTTTTGGCTGCAGGAAAGGAGGCCACGGCCGGGCGAGaggtagggggaggggaagccGGCGAGGTGATTGGCGGAAGCGCCGGCCCGAGCCCCCCGGCCACTCTCGCGCCCGACGCCCGGAGGGTCGCGCGGCCCTCGCCCATTGGCGCCGAGGGCCCCGACGTCACCGCGACCCGCGCCAGGCTGCTGTTCTTCGCGCCCACCCGCCGCGCCTCGCCGCCCGAAGAGATGGAATCCTCGGTCTCCGACGCCATCATGTCGCCCGAAGAGGAGCTGGACGGGTGCGAGCCGGAGCCTCTAGGGAAGCGGCCGTCCGTCCTGCCTTTGCTGGAATTGGTCGGCGAGGCCAGTAACAGCCCGGGCAAGGACGGCTCACTCCCCTCGACGCCGCCCccagcagaggaggaggaggacgagtTGTACCGGCAGTCCCTGGAGATTATCTCTCGATACCTCCGGGAGCAGGCAACCGGCACCAAGGACGCGAAGCCACTGGGCGGGTCTGGGGCCGCCAGCCGGAAAGCGTTAGAGACCCTGCGACGGGTCGGGGACGGTGTGCAACGGAACCACGAGACGGCCTTCCAAG GCATGCTTCGGAAACTGGACATCAAAAACGAAGACGATGTCAAATCTTTGTCTCGAGTGATGGTCCATGTTTTCAGTGACGGAGTAACAAACTGGGGCAGGATTGTGACTCTCATTTCTTTTGGTGCCTTTGTGGCCAAACACTTGAAGAGTATAAACCAAGAAAGCTGCATCGAACCATTAGCAGAAAGCATCACAGATGTTCTCGTAAGGACAAAACGAGACTGGCTAGTCAAACAAAGAGGCTGG gaTGGGTTTGTGGACTTCTTCCATGTAGAGGACCTAGAAGGCGGCATCAGAAATGTGCTGCTGGCTTTTGCAGGTGTTGCCGGAGTAGGAGCTGGTTTGGCGTATCTAATAAGATAG
- the MCL1 gene encoding induced myeloid leukemia cell differentiation protein Mcl-1 isoform X2 — translation MFGLKRNAVIGLNLYCGGAGLGPDSGSGASAPGRRLLAAGKEATAGREVGGGEAGEVIGGSAGPSPPATLAPDARRVARPSPIGAEGPDVTATRARLLFFAPTRRASPPEEMESSVSDAIMSPEEELDGCEPEPLGKRPSVLPLLELVGEASNSPGKDGSLPSTPPPAEEEEDELYRQSLEIISRYLREQATGTKDAKPLGGSGAASRKALETLRRVGDGVQRNHETAFQGWVCGLLPCRGPRRRHQKCAAGFCRCCRSRSWFGVSNKIAF, via the exons ATGTTCGGCCTCAAGAGAAACGCAGTGATCGGACTCAACCTCTACTGTGGGGGGGCCGGATTGGGACCGGATAGCGGCAGCGGCGCCTCCGCTCCGGGAAGGCGGCTTTTGGCTGCAGGAAAGGAGGCCACGGCCGGGCGAGaggtagggggaggggaagccGGCGAGGTGATTGGCGGAAGCGCCGGCCCGAGCCCCCCGGCCACTCTCGCGCCCGACGCCCGGAGGGTCGCGCGGCCCTCGCCCATTGGCGCCGAGGGCCCCGACGTCACCGCGACCCGCGCCAGGCTGCTGTTCTTCGCGCCCACCCGCCGCGCCTCGCCGCCCGAAGAGATGGAATCCTCGGTCTCCGACGCCATCATGTCGCCCGAAGAGGAGCTGGACGGGTGCGAGCCGGAGCCTCTAGGGAAGCGGCCGTCCGTCCTGCCTTTGCTGGAATTGGTCGGCGAGGCCAGTAACAGCCCGGGCAAGGACGGCTCACTCCCCTCGACGCCGCCCccagcagaggaggaggaggacgagtTGTACCGGCAGTCCCTGGAGATTATCTCTCGATACCTCCGGGAGCAGGCAACCGGCACCAAGGACGCGAAGCCACTGGGCGGGTCTGGGGCCGCCAGCCGGAAAGCGTTAGAGACCCTGCGACGGGTCGGGGACGGTGTGCAACGGAACCACGAGACGGCCTTCCAAG gaTGGGTTTGTGGACTTCTTCCATGTAGAGGACCTAGAAGGCGGCATCAGAAATGTGCTGCTGGCTTTTGCAGGTGTTGCCGGAGTAGGAGCTGGTTTGGCGTATCTAATAAGATAGCCTTTTAA